Part of the Deltaproteobacteria bacterium genome, CCGCCGGGGAAATCCGGGCGGTTCTATTCCATTGAAACCTTCAAGGAGATCATCCCTTAGCCGATCAGGATGGACCTGATAAAACCTTGACAACCTCGCAAAAAGTCCATCAACCTTAACATTGCATTTTGCCATGCTGGTCTTATATTTTTGATTTATCCGGTTAATGCGTACCTTATATTATTATTTTGCTGTCATTGCGAGGAGCATCGAGGGAGACGAGAGTGACGCGGCAATCCCGGGCGGAGCTGAGAGCTGAAAAGGCCGTCACGGCGCCCTCCGGTCGCCACGGGATCGCTTCACTCAGATACGGTTCGCGATGACAAATGGTGAGGTATGGTTCTCATCCAGGTACTCATTTCCAGGATGATCCATATTTTTGCGATCCGGGGGAAAGCGCCCCGGATCTGAAAGAACATCATTTTTTCAAAAAACATGAGAGGAGAACCATGAGCGGAAACAGCGGATGCGGTGGCGGATCATGTTCGGTAGGGGGAAGTGCACAGGGTTGGTCCCCGGAGCAGGACGATGGTTCGGCCGCCATAAAGAGGAATTTCGACAGGATCAAACACACGATCATAGTCATGAGCGGCAAAGGAGGAGTAGGAAAATCCACCGTTGCGGTAAACTTGGCCACAGCCCTGACCGAGGCGGGGAAAAAGGTCGGCCTCATCGACGTCGATTTCCATGGGCCCACAGTGCCTACAATGCTCGACCTGGTGGGAAGACAGCCGGTTCAGTCCGAATCGGAGATGCTCTATCCGGTTGAGACCGAATGGGGCCTTAAAGTCATCTCCATCGGTTTTTTTCTTCGTGATCAGAATGACGCTCTTATCTGGCGGGGCCCCATGAAGGCGGGAGCCATCAAGCAGCTTCTCCGTGATGTCCAGTGGGGGGACCTGGATTACCTTCTTGTGGACTGTCCTCCCGGAACCGGCGATGAGCCCCTCTCTATCGTTCAGCTTCTGGAAAATCCCACAGGCGCGGTCATCGTCACGACACCGCAGGAGGTTTCCCTGGCCGCGGTCAGGAAGTCCATCACCTTCTGTCGGCAGATGAAACTGCCCCGGCTCTGGATAGTGGAGAACATGAGCGGGTACCTGTGTCCCCATTGCCATGAGACAAGCAACCCCTTCCAGCAGGGCGGCGGTCTGGAGTTGGCAAAGAAGGAAAAGATCCCGTTTCTCGGAACCATCCCCCTCTCCGTTGAGGTTGGACCGTCCGGTGACAACGGTATGCCGGTGGCATTGAAGAAAGAAAGCCCTTCCGGCGGCCTTTTCAGGGAGATGGCGGAGACCCTCGTGTCGGACCTGGAGGAGAACGGGAAGGGGTAAATCAGGTTGTCCGGAGACGATGGCTAAGGCAGGACCTCCGGCGTCTCCATTATTCCCCGAGCCTTGACCACAAGGGAGAACCGCTTACCGAGTTCCCTGAGGCGCGTTTTTGCCCCGAAGGCATCCTCGGGCCGGTCAAACACGCCGGCCTCTCCGAACGTGTTCCCGGATGCGTCGGTGAGAAGACGACCGGTAATTCCTTCCTTCAGGGCGGCTTTTTTGAAGGCGCATACCTGGTCTCCATACAACGGAAAGGTCCGGAGGAAATATCTCACCTTGTCGGAGGGGACGGTTTTTGTCGGCCTGACGTCAATCACCAGCCGGGCCGGGTGCAGGATGGTGAATATTCTGTACTCCAGGGGCCTTGATGGAACAAGGGTCAGGAACTGGCCGCCGCCGCAGGAATCGAAAAGATTAAGGCCCGACAGCATACGGCTTTTTGAGAACGGATGCCTGACAGTGTAGATTTCCTTTGCCCTGGTCGGCACACCCGCC contains:
- a CDS encoding Mrp/NBP35 family ATP-binding protein, with the protein product MSGNSGCGGGSCSVGGSAQGWSPEQDDGSAAIKRNFDRIKHTIIVMSGKGGVGKSTVAVNLATALTEAGKKVGLIDVDFHGPTVPTMLDLVGRQPVQSESEMLYPVETEWGLKVISIGFFLRDQNDALIWRGPMKAGAIKQLLRDVQWGDLDYLLVDCPPGTGDEPLSIVQLLENPTGAVIVTTPQEVSLAAVRKSITFCRQMKLPRLWIVENMSGYLCPHCHETSNPFQQGGGLELAKKEKIPFLGTIPLSVEVGPSGDNGMPVALKKESPSGGLFREMAETLVSDLEENGKG